CGGTCAGCGACAGGCCGCGCACCGGGGTGTCGTCGATCTTGATGATCAGGTCGCCGCTCTTGATGCCGGCTTTTTGCGCCGGGGTGTCTTCGATGGGCGAGATCACCTTGACGAAGCCGTCTTCGGAGCTGATCTCGATGCCCAGGCCGCCGAACTCGCCCTGATTGTCTTCGCGCAGGTCCTTGAACTCTTCCGGTCCCAGGTAGGCGGAGTGCGGATCGAGGCCGGACAGCATGCCCTTGATGGCTTCGTCGATCAGCTTCTTGTCTTCAACTGGCTCGACGTAGCTTTGTTTGATCAGGCTGAATACTTCTGCGAAGGTGCGCAGCTCGTTCAGCGGAAGCGGCGAGGCTTCTTTGTCTGCCAGCGCCTGCATGCTGAGGGTCAGGACGCCGCCGGCCATGGCTCCCGCCACCAACCAGGCTATCTTTTTCATTCTTTGGCTGCTCATGCTGTGCAAGTTCTCCATTGCGGGCGTCTACCGCGCCCAGGCTTGCGGGTTGAGGGGGCGACCCAAGTGTCGGATTTCAAAGTACAGTCCGGCATCGCCGTTGTCCAGTGCTCCCGTGTTGCCAAGTGTTTCGCCGGCTTTGACGCTGCTGCCCGACGATTTGCCGATGACGGACAGGCCGGTGTAGACGGTCATGTAATTGCCGCCATGATCGATAATGACTGCCTTGCCGAATCCGCGCAACTCGTCGGCATAAACCACCGTGCCGTCCGCTACGCTGTGGACGGCCTGGCCGTTGGCGGTGCGGATAAAAATGCCTTTCCAGGTGGTGCCTTCGCGGCGCATCTTGCCGAAGCTGCCGGCGATCTGGCCCGCCACCGGCATTTTCAGCTTGCCTTGCAGGCTGGCGAAGGCGCGGCCGGCCGCGCTGTCGTCGGCGACGTCGTCCACCTTCTGCGCCGGCTCTTCCTTGACCACGACTTGTTTCTTGGCTTCCTCCGGCACCGGTTTGCCTTGTTTCTTGGCCTGTTCCGCCAGTTTGCGGCGGCGTTCGTTTTCCTTGCGCGCGGCTTCTCGGGCCGCTGCCAGCTTGGCCTTGCGGGCCTCGGCGGCCTTGCGGGCGGCTTCGGCTTTGCGGCGCTGGATTTCGCGATTGATCTGGGCGATCAGATTGCCCAGCCGCTTTTCGTCTTCCTGTAGCTGGGTGAGCTTGCTCTGGCCTTGCTTGATCTCGCCGGCCACTTTGTTGAGCTGCTGGACCTGCTGGGTCTTGTCCTGCTCCAGCTCGGTTTTTTCCTGAGACTTGCGGTTGGATAGACTGTTCAGTTGCGCCAGCTCTTGCTCCAGCTGGGCGGACAGCGTTTCCAGCTTTTTCTGCTGGTCTATCAATTGCTGCACCAGTTGCTGCTCGGCGCGGGCGATATGTTGGTAATAGGTCAGGTCGCGCGCGCTCTGGTTCGGGTCGCTGGCGTTCAGCATCAGCTTCATGGCATCGTGCTGGCCGTTCTTGTATTGGCGCACCAGCATCTGGCCGACGCGGCCGCGCACCTCGGCCAGGCTCTTGCGGCTTTTCTCGATCTGGGCGCGCAGGTCGGCCAGTTGCTGCTCCGATCGGTTCTGTTTCTGCTCCAGCGTGGCCAGCGCCTGGCGCGTCTGGGTGATCGCCTGTTCCGATTCCTTGATGGCGCTCTGCGCTTCCTTCTGCACCGTCTGCTTCTGCGCCAGGTCTTTTTTCAGGCTGTCGATTTCCTTGCGCACGTTTTTCAAATCTTGCTGATGAGGGGCGACGGACAGGGTGGAGGAGTCGGTGTTGGCCGCTTGCGCGGCGCCGGCGATCAGGGCCAGCAGCAGGTAGCGTTTCATTCCGGGTTGTCTTTCGAGTATGTGGCTGTCCGCGGCCGCGCCCGGCACGGCCGCGGACAGAGCAGGGCTTACTGGAAGTCTATCAGCGAGCGGCCGGTCATTTCCGCCGGCTGCTTCAGCCCCATCATGGCCAGCAGCGACGGCGAAATGTCGCGCAGCGAGCCGCCGTCCTGAACCTTGGCCTGGCGGCCGATGTACAGGAAGGGCACCTGGTTGGTGGTGTGCTGGGTATGCGGCTGGTGGTGCTCGCCATCGTACATCTGTTCGCAGTTGCCATGGTCGGCGGTGATCAGCACTTCGCCGCCGGCAGCCAGCATGGCGTCCACGCAGCGGCCGATGCAGCCGTCCAGCGCTTCCACCGCTTTCACGGCGGCGTCGAATACGCCGCTGTGGCCGACCATGTCGCCGTTGGCGTAGTTGCAGAAGATGGCCTGGTATTGGCCGGACTGGATGGCGGCGACGATCTTGTCGGTCACCTCGCCGGCGCTCATTTCCGGCTGCAGATCATAGGTGGCCACCTTGGGCGAGGGCACCAGGATGCGCTCTTCGCCCGGATATACCTGTTCTTCGCCGCCGTTGAAGAAGTAAGTGACGTGCGGATACTTCTCGGTTTCGGCGATGCGCAGCTGCTTCAAGCCCTGGGACGACAGGTATTCGCCCATGCCCATGCTGATTTTCTGCGGCGCGTAGGCCACCGGCAGCGCCGAGTAAGCCTCGCCGTAAGAGGTGAGGGTGGCGTAGCAGGAGAACTTGGGCTGGCGAGCCTGGAAGCCGTCGAAGGCCGGGTCGGTCAGCGCGGTGGTCAGTTGGCGGGCGCGGTCGGCGCGGAAGTTCATGAAGATCACCGCGTCGCCGTCTTGCATCTTCACCGGCGCGCCGATGCCGGTGGCCTTGACGAATTCGTCGTTCTCGTCGCGGGCGTAGGCGGCTTTGAGCGCTTCCAGGCCGGTTTCGGCGTGGAACAGGCCTTCGCCTTCCACCAGCAGGCGGTAGGCGGGCTCGACGCGCTCCCAGCGCTTGTCGCGGTCCATCGCCCAGTAGCGGCCGGCGACGGAGGCCAGGCGCGCGTTCGGGCACTCGGCCAGCACCGCGTCCAGGCGCTTGAGATAGGTTTCCGCGCTGCGCGGCGGCGTGTCGCGGCCGTCGAGGAAGGCGTGAAAGTAAATCTTGGGCACGCCGGCGGCCTGGGCGGCGCGGATCAAGGCGTGGATGTGATTCTCATGGCTGTGCACACCCCCGTCGGATAACAGGCCAAACACGTGCAGTGCTGAGTCTTGAGCTTTACTCATGGCTTGCCGCAGTGTGGCATTTTGGGCGAAGAGGCCGTCCTCGATATCGCAATCGATGCGGCTGATGTCCTGCTGGACGATGCGGCCGGCGCCGATGTTGAGGTGGCCCACTTCGGAGTTGCCGAATTGGCCGGAAGGCAGTCCGACAAAGTTTTCCGAGGCATTAATGGTGCCGTAGGCGTACTTCTGGCGCAGATTGTTCCAGATCGGCATGTTGGCATGCAGGATGGCGTTGTCGTCGCCTTCGGTGCGATGGCCGAAGCCGTCCAGAATCAGCAGCAAGACAGGGGTGATTGAGCTCATGGCATTCGCATTCAGAATATTAGAAAACCTTGATAGTATCTAATTTTGCCGATACTATTGTACCGCAGTCAAATCAATAAAATGACGCTACATTAGGAGAAAAGCATTGCTGTTCAACGATGATCAGATCGAGCAGAGCTCGCGGGCGATGAAGGCCATGTCGCATCCGCTGCGCCTGAAGATCATATCGGTCCTGGAGGACCGGGAAGTGAGCGTGCAAGACATTGTCGAGCAGGTTGGCACTTCCCAGAGCAATATATCCCAACATCTGGCCATTATGCGGGACAAGGGCGTTTTGCGCACGCGCAAGGACGCCAACCGCGTGTTCTATCGTGTGGGCGATATCCGTACGCTGGAAGTGCTGAAGATGATGCGCGAAGTATTCTGCGGTTTCGGAGAGTAAGCGCCAGCCAGGACTCGATGTGAAAAAGCCGCTTTCAGCGGCTTTTTTCCTATGCGCCGTTTGTCAGCGCTTTTCCGGTTTGCGCTTGACGTACAGGGTCTTGTGCACCAGCGCGACCAATTCGTTGTCGCCGTCGCGTATCTGCACTGTCATTTCCGGCAGGTATTTCTCGCCGCCCGCCGTGCGCTGGCGGATGTCCTCCAGCAGGCCGTCGTCTAGATCGAACAGCGCCCGCACGGTTCCGCGGCCGGGTTTGATGTAGTCGATGCGGCCGGTCTTGTCCCAGACATAGTAGTCATTGCCCAGCTGCCTGAGCAGCATCAGCATGTAAAAGGGATCGGTCATCGCGTACAGGCTGCCGCCAAAGTGCACCCCGACGTAATTGCGGTTGCCCAGGCCCAGCTTGAGGCGGACTTCGGCTTGGCGGAAATCGGGCGAGAGCTTGTGCACGCGAATGCTGGCGCCGAGAAAGGGCGGCCACAGATTGAACAGCAGCTTGATCAGCCAGATGGGCAGGTTCATTTCTTTAGTCAAACGGTCGTTTGGATATTGACATCCTCGGCAAGAGTTTGACGCATGTCAATCCAGCCAGGATGGCGCGTGGTTTGGATGTATATTTTTATCCACAGCAATCCCGGAATAAGTCTGTGGATAAGTTGTGGGGCGGGCTGGTGGCGGCTGGTTTTGGCTGTGTTTGCCCAAAAAAGCGGCAATGGGCGGGAATTTTTCCGCGCCAAGGTTGCCTCAGCCGGTTTGAGGTAATAAAGTTCCTCGTTTGAATCGATTACGGAGAGCGTTTCGTGTGGGCGATCGTTGAAGCGGCCGGCTGGCCGATCTGGACCATCATCGCGGCTTCGATTGTGTCGCTGGCCATCATCCTGGAAAGACTGTTCACGCTGCGCAAAAGCGCCGTGGTTCCAAAAGGCTTGCTGGCGCAAACGCTGCAGGAGTACTGCCGAGTCGGCGATAGGGAAGAGCTGCTGCAGAAGCTGCATCAGCATTCGCCCTTGGGCCGCTTGTTCTCTGCCGGCCTGCGCAATGTCAATGGCAGCCGCGAGGTGATGAAAGAGTCCATCGAGGATGAAGGCCGCCAGGTGGCTTACCAGCTGGAGCGTCTGCTGACCTCGCTGGGCACCATCGCCGCGATGGCGCCGCTTTTGGGCTTGCTGGGCACCGTGATCGGCATGATTGAGATCTTCGGCTCGCAAAACGGCAACGGCGCCAATCCGCAGCAACTGGCGCACGGCATCTCGGTGGCGTTGTACAACACCGCCTTCGGCCTGATCGTCGCCATTCCCAGCATGATGTTCTACCGTTATTTCCGCAGCAAGGTGGATGGCCTGCTGGTGGATATGGAAGCGCAGGCGATCAAGCTGGTGGAAGTGGTGCACGGCGACCGCAA
The Chromobacterium sp. IIBBL 290-4 DNA segment above includes these coding regions:
- a CDS encoding murein hydrolase activator EnvC produces the protein MKRYLLLALIAGAAQAANTDSSTLSVAPHQQDLKNVRKEIDSLKKDLAQKQTVQKEAQSAIKESEQAITQTRQALATLEQKQNRSEQQLADLRAQIEKSRKSLAEVRGRVGQMLVRQYKNGQHDAMKLMLNASDPNQSARDLTYYQHIARAEQQLVQQLIDQQKKLETLSAQLEQELAQLNSLSNRKSQEKTELEQDKTQQVQQLNKVAGEIKQGQSKLTQLQEDEKRLGNLIAQINREIQRRKAEAARKAAEARKAKLAAAREAARKENERRRKLAEQAKKQGKPVPEEAKKQVVVKEEPAQKVDDVADDSAAGRAFASLQGKLKMPVAGQIAGSFGKMRREGTTWKGIFIRTANGQAVHSVADGTVVYADELRGFGKAVIIDHGGNYMTVYTGLSVIGKSSGSSVKAGETLGNTGALDNGDAGLYFEIRHLGRPLNPQAWAR
- the gpmI gene encoding 2,3-bisphosphoglycerate-independent phosphoglycerate mutase — translated: MSSITPVLLLILDGFGHRTEGDDNAILHANMPIWNNLRQKYAYGTINASENFVGLPSGQFGNSEVGHLNIGAGRIVQQDISRIDCDIEDGLFAQNATLRQAMSKAQDSALHVFGLLSDGGVHSHENHIHALIRAAQAAGVPKIYFHAFLDGRDTPPRSAETYLKRLDAVLAECPNARLASVAGRYWAMDRDKRWERVEPAYRLLVEGEGLFHAETGLEALKAAYARDENDEFVKATGIGAPVKMQDGDAVIFMNFRADRARQLTTALTDPAFDGFQARQPKFSCYATLTSYGEAYSALPVAYAPQKISMGMGEYLSSQGLKQLRIAETEKYPHVTYFFNGGEEQVYPGEERILVPSPKVATYDLQPEMSAGEVTDKIVAAIQSGQYQAIFCNYANGDMVGHSGVFDAAVKAVEALDGCIGRCVDAMLAAGGEVLITADHGNCEQMYDGEHHQPHTQHTTNQVPFLYIGRQAKVQDGGSLRDISPSLLAMMGLKQPAEMTGRSLIDFQ
- a CDS encoding helix-turn-helix transcriptional regulator produces the protein MLFNDDQIEQSSRAMKAMSHPLRLKIISVLEDREVSVQDIVEQVGTSQSNISQHLAIMRDKGVLRTRKDANRVFYRVGDIRTLEVLKMMREVFCGFGE
- a CDS encoding DUF4442 domain-containing protein codes for the protein MNLPIWLIKLLFNLWPPFLGASIRVHKLSPDFRQAEVRLKLGLGNRNYVGVHFGGSLYAMTDPFYMLMLLRQLGNDYYVWDKTGRIDYIKPGRGTVRALFDLDDGLLEDIRQRTAGGEKYLPEMTVQIRDGDNELVALVHKTLYVKRKPEKR
- a CDS encoding MotA/TolQ/ExbB proton channel family protein — encoded protein: MWAIVEAAGWPIWTIIAASIVSLAIILERLFTLRKSAVVPKGLLAQTLQEYCRVGDREELLQKLHQHSPLGRLFSAGLRNVNGSREVMKESIEDEGRQVAYQLERLLTSLGTIAAMAPLLGLLGTVIGMIEIFGSQNGNGANPQQLAHGISVALYNTAFGLIVAIPSMMFYRYFRSKVDGLLVDMEAQAIKLVEVVHGDRKNGD